The proteins below are encoded in one region of Nitrosopumilus sp.:
- a CDS encoding winged helix DNA-binding protein, whose protein sequence is MLIEIPEPEVILGVILAFLIGLVGLYSYYKVRPFVKPRGEIYDASQSERLEYYEKQLIDMKIRLDALEIQENEQKIEDPNLELKQFLEKLARNEVQENKSENTNKPEVIHEKPVSLPSVPPPNHINPIDYVLHLITNKTMTSRDIQITLKRSREHTSRLMKKLFEDGYVQRNTETKPYTYSITKKGIAKIEQSELNPAIT, encoded by the coding sequence ATGTTAATAGAAATTCCTGAACCTGAAGTAATTTTAGGTGTGATTTTGGCATTTTTAATTGGATTAGTAGGGTTGTATTCATACTATAAAGTACGTCCATTTGTAAAGCCTAGAGGCGAAATCTATGATGCATCACAATCTGAACGTCTAGAGTATTATGAAAAACAGTTAATTGATATGAAAATACGCCTAGATGCATTAGAAATACAAGAAAATGAGCAAAAAATAGAAGATCCTAATCTAGAACTAAAGCAGTTCTTAGAAAAATTAGCAAGGAATGAAGTTCAGGAAAATAAGAGTGAAAACACTAACAAACCTGAAGTTATTCATGAAAAACCTGTTTCTCTGCCTAGCGTTCCTCCTCCAAATCACATAAATCCAATAGATTATGTGTTGCATTTAATCACAAACAAAACTATGACATCACGTGATATACAAATCACATTAAAACGTAGTAGGGAACATACTTCAAGATTAATGAAGAAGTTATTTGAAGATGGATATGTACAAAGAAATACTGAAACTAAGCCATATACTTATTCAATTACCAAAAAAGGGATAGCAAAAATAGAACAAAGTGAATTAAACCCAGCAATCACATAA
- a CDS encoding AbrB/MazE/SpoVT family DNA-binding domain-containing protein: MSVQENEVLVKITSAGTISIPKQFRKYMDIQKGEYVKVILGKDRLIVRKVVIS; the protein is encoded by the coding sequence ATGTCAGTACAGGAAAATGAAGTTTTAGTAAAAATCACTTCGGCTGGTACAATTTCAATCCCTAAACAATTTAGAAAATATATGGATATTCAAAAAGGTGAATATGTTAAAGTAATTCTTGGAAAAGATAGATTAATAGTAAGAAAAGTGGTTATTTCTTAA
- a CDS encoding geranylgeranylglyceryl/heptaprenylglyceryl phosphate synthase gives MAGNKIETFLNLELKKKNALLFVLIDSEVSNLEASRKLAKDVEKIGASAILVGGSSASDQIEMAQVVKGIKKGIKIPVILFPGNITGVVPDADAILFSSLMNSENPYFITQAQALGAPSVLKFGLEPLPTAYLVIGDGTSAWFVGSARGIPFEKPKIAAAYALAAQFLGMRFVYLEAGSGAKTNVTPEMVKAVRHVFNGFLIVGGGIRDVKTAQNLVKAGANALVIGTFLEKGGSIKKLEQISKAIQKK, from the coding sequence ATGGCTGGAAATAAAATTGAGACATTCTTAAACTTAGAATTAAAAAAGAAAAATGCATTACTATTTGTATTAATTGATTCAGAAGTATCAAATTTAGAAGCATCACGCAAGCTAGCTAAAGATGTAGAAAAAATTGGGGCTTCTGCAATTTTAGTTGGAGGTTCTTCCGCGTCTGATCAGATTGAAATGGCTCAAGTGGTTAAAGGTATTAAAAAAGGAATTAAAATTCCAGTAATCCTATTTCCTGGAAACATTACAGGTGTTGTACCTGATGCTGATGCAATATTATTTAGTTCATTAATGAATTCAGAGAATCCTTACTTCATCACACAAGCACAGGCCTTAGGTGCTCCAAGTGTTCTTAAATTTGGTTTAGAACCACTTCCAACCGCTTATTTAGTAATAGGAGATGGAACATCTGCTTGGTTTGTTGGTTCAGCAAGAGGAATTCCATTTGAAAAACCAAAAATTGCTGCTGCATATGCTCTTGCAGCACAATTTCTTGGAATGAGATTTGTATATTTAGAGGCGGGCTCTGGTGCAAAAACCAATGTTACACCTGAAATGGTCAAGGCTGTAAGACATGTATTTAATGGCTTTCTGATTGTGGGAGGGGGAATTAGAGATGTTAAAACTGCTCAAAATTTGGTTAAAGCAGGAGCTAATGCTTTAGTTATTGGAACATTCCTTGAAAAAGGTGGAAGTATTAAAAAACTAGAGCAAATATCAAAAGCAATTCAAAAAAAGTAA
- a CDS encoding DNA-directed DNA polymerase II small subunit produces MKKELSFALNYALNKGFQIHPDAFKILENVDVKKLERIIKEIVRQKTKQKLFQINQDDLETYLGIKEDLTLQNEIKVIFEPTNKITSGEGVKGYNALFSSRFNKLKRIISDRPESRLLKSAALVKTTKNDDDVYVCGLVSVRSTERNITKLVLEDPSGSFEGIVFDNELQKTAGTLLIDQFVMARVGLAKNSGYIIKDLILPDIPEQVKNKSETEAYAVFLSDLHIGSKYFMEEEFAEFISWISSPDPTARKIRFVLIGGDVVDGVGIYPNQNKELICLTIQEQLKKVEDLIDKIPKNIKIVIMPGNHDPGRRALPQPAIPKKYNSGLWDRENVIMVGNPAVVSLNGVRVMMFHGQSIDDIVKTTPGLSYDKPTNVMKHLLRARHLSPIYGSQTPIAPEIEDFLVIEDIPDIFHVGHVHRAELDMYKGILLINSGSWQKQTPFQASVGMTPNPGIAIMVNLKTFQVFHENYSSNLNNILQS; encoded by the coding sequence ATGAAAAAGGAATTATCCTTTGCATTAAACTATGCATTAAACAAAGGATTCCAAATTCATCCAGATGCTTTTAAAATATTAGAAAATGTAGATGTAAAAAAATTAGAGAGGATAATAAAGGAAATAGTAAGACAGAAAACAAAACAAAAACTATTTCAGATTAACCAGGATGATTTAGAGACTTATCTCGGAATTAAGGAGGACTTGACACTTCAAAATGAAATCAAAGTGATATTTGAACCAACCAACAAGATAACATCAGGTGAAGGAGTTAAAGGTTATAATGCTTTATTTTCAAGTCGTTTTAACAAACTTAAACGAATTATTTCAGATAGACCAGAATCAAGATTATTGAAATCTGCAGCATTAGTTAAAACTACAAAAAATGATGATGATGTTTATGTATGTGGTCTTGTATCAGTCAGAAGTACTGAAAGAAATATCACAAAATTGGTTCTTGAGGACCCTTCAGGCTCATTTGAAGGAATTGTTTTTGATAATGAGCTGCAAAAGACTGCAGGAACTCTTCTAATTGATCAATTTGTAATGGCAAGAGTAGGTTTAGCAAAGAATTCAGGATATATAATCAAAGATTTGATCTTGCCAGATATTCCAGAACAGGTCAAAAACAAATCAGAGACTGAAGCATACGCAGTATTTCTTTCAGATTTGCATATTGGAAGTAAATATTTCATGGAGGAGGAGTTTGCAGAGTTTATTTCATGGATATCTAGTCCTGATCCAACTGCTAGAAAAATTCGTTTTGTCCTAATTGGTGGAGATGTAGTTGATGGGGTTGGAATTTATCCAAATCAGAATAAAGAATTGATTTGTTTAACCATTCAAGAGCAATTAAAAAAGGTAGAGGATTTGATTGATAAAATTCCAAAAAATATAAAGATTGTCATTATGCCTGGAAACCACGATCCTGGAAGAAGGGCATTGCCACAACCTGCTATACCAAAAAAATACAATTCAGGTTTATGGGATAGAGAGAATGTGATAATGGTTGGAAATCCTGCGGTAGTCTCATTGAATGGTGTAAGAGTAATGATGTTTCATGGACAAAGTATTGATGATATAGTAAAAACCACACCTGGATTAAGTTATGATAAACCAACAAATGTTATGAAACACCTTCTTAGAGCAAGACATTTGAGTCCAATTTATGGCAGTCAGACACCAATAGCACCTGAAATAGAGGATTTTTTAGTTATTGAGGATATTCCAGATATTTTTCATGTTGGACATGTTCATAGAGCAGAGTTAGATATGTACAAAGGAATTTTGTTAATTAATTCAGGTTCATGGCAAAAACAAACTCCTTTTCAGGCAAGTGTAGGAATGACTCCAAATCCAGGAATAGCTATTATGGTAAATTTGAAAACTTTCCAAGTTTTTCATGAAAATTATAGTTCAAACTTAAATAATATCTTGCAAAGTTAG
- a CDS encoding AAA family ATPase, whose product MSDPIERMLDAAESGKSIIKNRDILHFTYIPNTILHRNSEQEQVTQSLLPILKQSRPSNLLVYGKPGTGKTLVVKKVLSKIQERVEKTNFPIKLIYSNSKDETTLYGLLVNLGRQLNLTEKELPSTGLATSEVFKRLLNKIDEDKLNAIFVIDEIDYLAQLIAKTGKDILYQFTRANERLKQGSLTLVGISNDLTFKEKLDPRVISSLGEEEIVFTNYNVEQIKKILEERIHDSFIENSVEEPALNLCAALAGGEHGDARRAIDLIRVAGEIAERQQSDKVTIEHVREATQKIEENKEETSLKSYPLHEKLVIIAIMKANGSSTGEIYSSYKNLCKIVGRNELTQRRVTQMLSEIEMSGIISGRIIHQGIHGRTKKYKLTVSSEMIKKSFKNELTLQDII is encoded by the coding sequence ATGTCTGATCCTATTGAAAGAATGCTTGATGCAGCAGAATCTGGAAAATCTATAATAAAAAACAGAGACATTCTTCATTTCACATACATTCCAAATACCATTCTACATAGAAATTCTGAACAAGAACAAGTCACACAATCCTTATTACCAATACTAAAACAATCTAGACCTTCTAATCTTCTAGTTTATGGAAAACCTGGGACAGGTAAAACATTAGTAGTTAAAAAAGTACTTTCAAAAATCCAAGAAAGAGTTGAAAAAACTAATTTTCCAATTAAATTAATATATTCTAACTCAAAAGACGAAACAACACTATATGGTTTACTTGTTAATCTAGGCAGGCAACTAAACCTGACTGAAAAGGAATTACCCTCAACAGGTTTGGCAACAAGTGAGGTCTTTAAGAGACTACTAAATAAAATTGATGAAGACAAACTTAATGCCATTTTTGTAATTGATGAGATTGATTATCTTGCCCAATTAATAGCGAAAACAGGTAAAGATATTTTATATCAATTTACGAGAGCAAATGAACGTCTAAAACAAGGATCTTTGACTTTGGTAGGAATTTCAAATGATTTAACATTCAAAGAAAAACTTGATCCTAGGGTAATCAGTAGTCTTGGTGAAGAAGAGATTGTATTTACAAATTATAATGTAGAACAAATCAAAAAAATTCTTGAAGAAAGAATTCATGATTCATTTATAGAGAACTCAGTTGAAGAACCAGCTTTAAATCTATGTGCAGCCCTTGCAGGGGGAGAACATGGCGATGCTCGTAGAGCAATCGATTTGATTCGCGTTGCTGGTGAAATTGCAGAAAGACAACAATCTGACAAGGTTACAATTGAGCATGTTAGAGAAGCAACTCAAAAAATTGAGGAAAATAAAGAGGAAACATCCCTAAAATCATACCCACTTCATGAAAAATTAGTGATTATTGCAATAATGAAAGCAAATGGATCATCTACAGGAGAGATTTATTCATCATACAAAAATCTCTGTAAAATAGTAGGACGCAATGAACTTACTCAAAGAAGAGTCACACAAATGCTAAGTGAAATTGAAATGTCTGGAATTATTTCCGGACGAATTATCCATCAAGGAATACATGGTAGAACTAAAAAATACAAACTTACGGTCTCATCTGAAATGATAAAAAAATCCTTCAAAAACGAGCTAACTTTGCAAGATATTATTTAA